In one window of Ovis aries strain OAR_USU_Benz2616 breed Rambouillet chromosome 3, ARS-UI_Ramb_v3.0, whole genome shotgun sequence DNA:
- the LOC101120067 gene encoding olfactory receptor 9K2-like, protein MGDKGGDNHSEVTDFILVGIRVRPEFHSLLFLLFLIVYWMVLLGNLSMIGIIVTDPRLNTPMYFFLGNLSIIDLSYSTVIVPKAMVNILSQKKTISFAGCVAQLFLYALFMVTEAFVLAAMAYDRFIAICNPLLYTVRMSRSLCIQLVAGSYLCGWVSSILQISVTFSMSFCASRVIDHFYCDSNPIEKISCSNVFMNKMVSLSLAILIILPTIVVIVVSYMYIVSTVLKIRSSEGRKKAFSTCSSHLGVVSLLYGTVSFVYLTPPSNPELRKVASVCYILFTPMLNPLIYSLRNKDVKDAMRKVVWKTKVLL, encoded by the coding sequence ATGGGTGACAAGGGAGGAGACAACCATTCAGAAGTGACTGACTTCATTCTTGTAGGCATCAGGGTCCGTCCAGAGTTCCACAGTctccttttcctacttttccTGATTGTTTATTGGATGGTCCTTCTGGGGAACCTTAGCATGATTGGCATCATTGTGACTGATCCCCGGCTGAACACACCAATGTATTTCTTCCTAGGCAATCTCTCCATCATTGACCTCTCCTACTCCACTGTTATTGTACCCAAAGCCATGGTCAACATCCTGTCTCAGAAAAAGACCATATCCTTTGCAGGTTGTGTGGCTCAGCTGTTTCTTTATGCACTTTTCATGGTAACAGAGGCCTTTGTCTTAGCAGCCATGGCTTATGACCGCTTCATTGCCATCTGCAACCCGCTTCTCTATACTGTCCGCATGTCAAGAAGTCTCTGTATCCAGCTGGTGGCTGGTTCTTATCTCTGTGGCTGGGTCAGTTCCATCCTTCAAATCAGTGTAACATTTTCAATGTCTTTCTGTGCCTCTCGAGTTATCGATCACTTCTACTGTGATTCAAACCCAATTGAGAAGATCTCCTGTTCCAATGTCTTTATGAATAAGATGGTGTCACTTAGTTTGGCTATTCTTATTATTTTGCCCACGATAGTTGTTATCGTAGTCTCTTACATGTATATTGTGTCCACAGTTTTAAAGATCCGCTccagtgaaggaaggaagaaagcctTCTCCACTTGCAGCTCTCACCTGGGGGTTGTAAGTTTGCTTTATGGGACTGTCTCCTTTGTGTATCTCACACCACCAAGTAACCCAGAACTTCGTAAAGTGGCTTCAGTATGTTACATTTTATTCACGCCTATGCTGAACCCTTTAATCTACTCTCTAAGAAATAAGGATGTTAAAGATGCCATGAGAAAAGTTGTATGGAAGACAAAAGTTTTACTCTAA